GGTAGCGCACGGTCCGGTTCGCCGCCTCGTCGTAGCCCAGCGGCAGCAGGACGTCGGCGGCCACGTACGTGTCGCGGCCCCAGAACTCCGAGAGCACCGCGCTGCGGATCTTCACGTGCTTGACGTGCCGCGACTCCGCGGGGTTGCCCTGCTGCGACGTGCCGCCCGCGGGGACCGGTTCGGAGGGTTGCACGACCGTGTCCAGCGTGAGGCGCAGGGTTCGCCGGTTCCCGGTCGCGGGGACGGTGACCTCCACGACGGGGCCGTAGAGGTTCCCCGTGGAGGCGAAGACGTCGTGACCGTCGCCGCCGGGCAGGTGCAGGTCGATCTCCGCGCCGTCGGAGCGGGAGAAGTGCGTGTAGACGTTGAAGAAGGCCTGCGCGCGGTAGGTGCCGGGCGGCAGCGCCGAGGCGTCGGCCAGGGGGAAGCCGACGGCCGGAGCGGCCAGGGGGACGCTGGTGCTGCGGCCCGGGGCGAGACCGGTGACGTCCAGGCCCCAGAACGGCACCCCGTCGGCGACGTCGCCGGCCTGCTCGCGCGGTTCGCTGTCGGCGTCGGTGGTGAGGATGACGTAGACGCGGCCGGTCACGGGCCCGGGCACCAGCCCCGGCGCGAGGGTGACGGACGCGGTGAGGGACGGGCGGTGGGCCGGGGTGGCCGGCCCGGCGGCCGACGCGGCGGGTGCGCCGCCCACGGCGGCGGCCCCGGAACCCACCCCCGCGACCGCGGCGACGAACGAACGGCGGGACGGTCCGGTCACGACGGCTCCAGGGTGTGGTGGGGCGAGCACGTGCAGTGGTGCGGAACGTAGCAGCGGTGCCGGCACGGGACCAGGGGTCGACGCGCCACCGGTCAGCGCGCGCCCCCGGCCACCTCGTGCGGGGCGCGACGTCCCTCCCGGGCGGCGACGTCGCGCGTCGTTCGTGCCGGGAGGACCACCGGACACGCCGGGGGCCCACCCGTGAGGGCGGGGCCTGCGGTGGTGAACGGACGACTCAGCCGCGACCGCAGCGGCGATGGAACTCCGCCTCGCGCCCCTCGGTGTCCAGGACGCGGGCGTCGCCGGTCCCCGGCCGGCGGATCAGGGAGCCCCGGGTCCTGCCCACAGCTCGACCCGCAGCTGACCGCGGTCCTCCTGGAACGCCATCGTCCGGTGGAGGTGGGCCGCGGTCGTCGAGGACGCGAAGGCGACGTCCCACGGGTCGTTGAGACGCACTCCCACCAGCCACACCCGGCGGAAACCCCCGAGGGAGGCGAGGCGCTCGTCCTCGGGGACCTCGTCCCCCCCGATGGAGGTGCTGCCGGCGGGGTCGCTGCGGAGGAGGACGTCCTGGAGACCGAGTCCGGGTGGGAGGTAGTAGCGAGCCATCGGGCGGGTGGTGTTGCCGAGGTAGACGACCGCGTCACCCGGCCGCACGTCCGCCGCCAGGTCCCGGGCCAGCGAGGGCATGTCGTCGACCACGTAGGCCTGCCGCCGGACCTGCGCCAGGTGAGGGACCTGGGTCGCCACGAGCAGCGTCACCGCCAGCCCCGCGCCGACGGATCGCCACCGCGGGGCGCCGGAGGACCGTGGTCCACGTCCACGAGCGAGCACAGCGACCCCTGCCCCGCAGAGCACGGCCAGACCCGGCGCAGCCGCTGTCGAGTACCTGGGCTCGAACAACTGCCCGCCCCACGCCGAGCCGGCGTTCGCCAGCACCGGCGCCGCGATCCACGCGGTCACGAACACCGGGCCGAACCGACGACCTCCCCGGTCCGTTCGACGCGACCACGCGGTGAGCCCCACCGCGCACAGCACGGCCACCACCACCAGCGCCGCGCGGCCTCCGGCTGCGGAGTGCCACAGGCCCAGCGTCCTGGACAGCACGGGGAAGTCGTCGCCGATGCGGTCCGGCGCCTGGCTGAAGCCGACGGCCACCATCGCGAAGGACGCGAGGGCCGGGAACGCAGCACCGAGCAGGACGCGCCGCCGCGGTGCGCGAGCCGGCTGCAGGAGCACGACGGCGATCAGTGCGGCGACGGCGGGCGCCCCGCTGAGGACGTGCAGCGCCGCCGCTGCGGTGGCTGCCCCCGTCCACAGGACCCACCAGCGGGTGCGGGGTCGTTCCCGGTCACGCAGGAGGGCGTACGCCGTGACGGTCACGCTCGCCACGACGAGGGGGTAGGGGCGCGCCTCCTGGCTGTGGTCGACGAGCACCGGCAGCACGGTGCAGACGACACCCGCTGCCGCCCCGGCCACCGGGTCCAGCAGGCGACGCGCACACGCGGCGACGACCACCACCGCCACCACCGTGGCCACCGCCCCGGGCAGCCGCAGCCACGCCTCGTCCTGCGACACCCGCACCCAGGGGTGCATGAGGGCGTACCAGGGCCCCAGGCCGGCATCGGTCACCCGCAGCCCGCGCAGCATCACCGACCAGCCCCGCACCGCGGTGGCGAGGGTGTAGAACTCGTCGCGCCACAAGGGTTTCGCGTCGTAGCGCCACGCGGTGGTCCCCACGGCCAGCAGGCACGGCAGCAGCCACCACCACCCGCCCGCGACGCGACGGAGGAGCCGGTGGTGACCGAGGAGGCGGTGCTCGCGCGACCGTCCCCGCGTCAAGGAGCGACGCCCCAGCCCTCGCGGCCGCCCCCGCGCGAACCACCCGGGCGGCGACAGCGATCCCGCGACCCACCCGCCGGCGCTGCACCCCGCCGTTCCGCCACACCCACCTCAACGCCCCCCGCCGGGCCGCTGACGACCCCTCGCGAACACACCCCGTCGACAGCGGCGGGCCGGCCCCGCGCTCGGACGCAGTGTGGCGGTGACCGGTGCGGAGGGGCTGAGGACACGCCCTCGTCCGACCGGCGTCCCGCCGACGCGGCCCCCGGTGGCCCACCGTCGCGAGGAGGCTCGGTGCGGCGGCGCGGGTGCGCGGAACGGCCACGGCCGGCACGGCTGCCCCCACGGGCGTGCCGAGCAGGGTCGCCTCACCGGGGGTGCAACGTCGCGGGCAGGGGCGAGGTCGCGGTGACGTCGACGAGGCTGCCGCCGGCTTCCCAGCGGACCACCGCCCACCGCCCCGTGGTGGCGCACCCGGGGTTGACGTCCGAGGTGACCTCACGGGGCGTGACCGGGGTGCTGGCGGTCTGCGTGATCGAGTCGGCGCCATCACGCAGGCGCAGCTGCGCCGTCGGGTCGGCGGTCATGTCCCGGTCCGAGATGAACAAGGCGCTGGGGTCCTTCGTCCTGTTCTCCACGGGGCCGGTGAACAGGCGCAGCCGAACGCTCCGGCAGACGTCGTCGAGGCAGTAGTCGGCGCTGCGCGGGCCGCTGGGGCCCTGGGCCACGTCGCTCAGCGCGCTCAGGTCGAAGACCAGCCCGAACGGTGGGGCGAGGGTCGTGCACGCGACCCCGGGATCGAGGTGCGAGCAGGCGGACGCGGCGACCACGAGGAGGCACGTCCCGGCGACCGCCGCTCCACGGCGCGGGCCCCGGAGCGCGGCGGGCCGTCTGTCCTCGAGCACGTGCCCCATCATGACCACCCGGCCGACCGCCGTTGACCGTCAGGGCGCGCTGTGCGGGACCGCGCGGTCGAGGCGCTGCCCGGCTCCACGCCCGACAGCGGTCGCTCACGGAGCCCATCCGACCCCGGCGTCCTGCGGACCGGGTTCCCGGGACGGGCCCGCCGAGCCCTGGTCCGAGTCGTGGAGGACGACTCGACGGTCGTGCCCACGTCCGAGGTCGAGCTGGAACCCCACGGCCCGGCGCAGCTCCCCCGACCAGGTGGGCGACCTGGTGAGGGGGTGCCCGGTGCCCGACCACGCCCGTCGGTGGGCGGACGACGAAGGCCCCGCACCCTCGGGGTGCGGGGCCTTCGTGGTCCCTCGACCGGGCGCGACCTCTGATCAGCGACGCGGGATCAGCGTCGGCCGTAGCGGCGCCGGAACTTCTCCACACGCCCCTCGCTGTCCAGGACACGGGCGTTGCCGGTCCAGAACGGGTGGCTGGCCGCGGAGACGTCGACGTCGAAGACCGGGTAGGTGGTCCCGTCCTCGAGCGCCTGGGTCGGCAGGCCCACGCGGGTGCTCAGCGTCGAACGCGACAGGAACGTCGTGCCGGCGGACTTGTCGCGGAAGGCGACCAGGCCGTAGGTGGGGTGGGTGTTCGACTTCACGGTGACCTCCGGAGTGGGTGTCGCAACCTGCACTCCTGAGAACCGCTCTCACCCAGGACTTGTTCCCGCGGTGCGGCTGCCGCCGAACCAGGGCCACCGCTGCACCCAGGTCGCCCGCCGGACCGGTCCGGAGGCGACCGGGGGCGCACCCGCCCCGGGGTGTCCGCTCAGGGGCGTCCCGCCTCCGCGGGTTCGTCCGCCGGCAGGGTCGGGGCCCCGCGCCCGGCGCGCAGGTTCAGCGCGAGGACCACCGCCCCGACGGCCAGCCAGGCGATGCCGCCGATCTTGGCGGCCGCGTCGGCGTTGACCAGCACGTACCCGATGATGAGGAACCCCAGCACGGGGGCGACGAGGTGCAGGAGGTAGTTGCGCGAACGCCCCCGGACGAGGTGGTGGACGATCACCGAGACGTGCAGCAGGCAGAAGCCGAACAGGGCGCCGAAGTTCACCAGCGACGAGATCAGCCCGATCTGCCCGACGAAGAACAGCACGAGGACCAGGGTCAGCCCGGTGACGACGAGGGTCGCCGCCATCGGCACCTGCCGGGCGCTGACGCGCGACAGGAACGCGGGCAGCTGCCGGTCGCGGCTCATGGAGAACAGCAGGCGCGAGGTGGCGGCCTGCGCGGCCATGGCGTTGGCGATGCCCACGGCGATGACGTTGACCACGAGGAAGGCGGTCTTCCAGCCGGAGTTCGACGCAGCCTCGACGAGGTCGAAGAACGCGTTGCCGGCGGCGGCGTCGCCGAAGGAGTCCCGCCCCGCCGCGAGCAGGCTGGCCAGCCAGGTCTGGACGACGAAGAGGAACGCGACGACGAACAGGGCGATGAGCATCGCGCGCCCGGCGGGGTTCTTGCGTCCCGTGGTCTCCTCGGCCAGGGTCGAGATGCCGTCGAAGCCGAGGAAGCTGAGCACGGCGATGGACAGCGCCGAGGCGATGAGCGGGCCGCTGACCTCCGAGGAGTTCCAGAACGGTGTCGCACCCCACTCGGCGCCGGGGATCGTGCCACCGTTCAGCGCGGTCGCGGCGATGATCACGAACGCGACGACGAAGACGATCTCGACGGCCAGGAACACCCGGTTGGCCAGCTTGAGGGAGCTGATGCCCAGCAGGTTCACGACGGTGTTGATCGCCACGAACACCAGCGCCCACACCCACCGCGGGCTGCCGGGGAAGATGCCGACCATCGACTCGGCGGCGAACACGTACAGCAGCGTCGGGATGAGCAGGTAGTCCAGCAGGATCGCCCAGCCGGCGAAGAACCCCAGCGCGGGGTGGACGCCGCGGCCGACGTAGGAGAACACCGAACCGGCCAGCGGGAACGCCTTCGCCATCTGCCCGTAGGCGAGGGCGGTGAACACCATCGCCACCAGGCCGATGAGGTAGACGAGGGGGACCATCCCGCGGGCGCTGTCGTAGACGGTCCCGAAGATCGCCCACGGGGCGATGGGGACCATGAAGACCAGGCCGTAGACGAGCAGGTCGAAGGTGGAGACGGAACGCTTCAGCTCCTGCTGGTAGCCGAAGGACTCCAGGGTGCGCTGCTGGTCGCTCATCGCGGTTCTCCGGGTTCCTCGTCGCCGGCGGGAGCGGCGGCGTCGTCGTGGGCGGCGAGGAAGGCCGCGACGACCGCGCGGAACTCCTCGGGCTGCTCGAGGTGGGTGCAGTGGCTGGCGCCGGGGAAGACGTGGCTGGTGACGTCGGGGATCCGTTCCACGAACGGCGCCCAGGTGGCGGGGGTGGCCTCGTCGAACTCACCGGCGACGACGAGGGTGGGCACGGCGACCGCGGGCAGGCGGTCGACGACGCTCCAGTCGCGCAGGGTGCCGACGACGTGGAACTCGTTGGGTCCGTTCATCGTGTGGTAGACGGTCGGTTCCGCCTCCATCTGGGCCTCGCTGGCGGCGAAGTCGGGGTGGGTCGGGGTGATCCGGCAGACGTGGCGGGCGTAGAACACCTGCGTCGCGGCCAGGTACTCCGGGTCGGTCGTCGTGCCGGCGGCCTCGTGGCGCTCCAGCGCGTCGCGGACGTCCGCGGGCAGCTCGGCCCGCAGCTGCGCGGCACCCTCCACCCACAGCTGCATCGACGCCGGGGAGTTGCAGATCGCCAGCGAGACCAGGGACGCCGGGCGGCGCACGGCGATCTCGGCCCCCAGCATCCCGCCCCAGGACTGGCCCAGGACGTGGCAGCGCTCGATCCCCAGGCCGGTCAGGACGGCGTGGAACTCGTCGACGAACAGCTGCGGGGTCCAGAACTCCGCGGGCGCGTCGGGCAGGTGGGTGCTGCGCCCGCAGCCGAGCTGGTCGTAGTGGACGACGGTGCGCCCGGTCTCCTGCGCCAGGGCGGCGAGGTTGGCGACGTAGTCGTGGGCCATGCCCGGTCCGCCGTGCAGGACGACGAGCGGCAGGGCGCCGGGGCGGGGGGCGGTGGGGGTGGTGACCTGCACCCAGGTCTCGTGGCCGAGGACCGGCAGGGTGCGGGACTCGACGGTGGGGGTCGCGACGGGCATGGCGAGAGCATGATGAGCCGAAAGGTCCCGCACAAGACCATTGGCGGGAATTTACCTGCGGGAAACTGCGCGAGGATGGCGGGGTGAGGCAGACGGACGCGGAGCGGGCGCGGACGCGGACGGGTGCGTCCGCCGGTCCCGACAGCCCCCGCGTGGCCGCGGTGCTCGAACGCCTCGTCACGGCCATCGCCACCGGGCAGTACCTGCCCGGCTCCCGGCTGCCCCCCGAGCGCGACCTCGCCGCCGCTCTCGGCGCGGGGCGGATGACGGTCCGCGCGGCGCTGGCGCACCTGGCCCGGCGCGGTCTCATCGAGACCCGTCGCGGCCGCACCGGCGGTTCCTTCGTCGTCCAGCAGTGGCCCGAGTCCTCCACCGCGATCGTCGGGCGCACCCTGTCGGCCACCTACGCGCAGCTGCGCGACCTGTGCGAAGCCATCGCCCGCCTGCACGGGGCCGTCTGCCGGGCCGCGGCCGAGGCCCGCTCCCCCGCCGACCTGGCCCGCATCGAGGACGCGCTGGACGTCTACGCCGGAGCGGAGTCCGGCCTGGCCTCCCAGCAGGCCGACAGCGCCCTGCACCTGGCCATCATCGACGCCGCGCACAACGACACCCTGCGCCGGGTGCTGGCCGACCTCGAGGGCCAGCTCAGCATCGGCGCCCCCGCGCACCTGTGGGGAGCGCCGGAGGGCATGCGGGCCATGGAGGTCCGGGCGCTGCGCGAGCACCGCGAGCTCGTCGCCGCGATCGCCGGGCGCCGGGCGGACGACGCCGAGCGGATCGCCCGGGCCCACGTCGCCATCGACCTGGAGCTGCTGACCGCGGCCCTGGCCCGCACCGGCGTCCTGCCCGCCCCCGCCCGGTGACCGCCGGACCCGGCCGCTCGTTCGCCGCCGCCGAACGCGGTGCCGGTCACGTCGAGGTCGGCCTGCGCAACCGCCCGGACCAGCGGCTCTCCACCTGGGCCGCGACGCTGGACGCCGTCTCGGACGCACCCGTCGCGGAGTGGGTCGTGACCTCCTCCGACTCAGGACCACGACCGACCGGTCACTCGATGCACAGGACGAAGTCGTCGAAGACGTGACGGCCCGGGGCACCTCCGGTGGCGGCAGCCGCAGCGGCGACGTCGTCCAGGTGCGCAGGCGTCATCGGCAGCGGGGCTTCGCCGTCGTGACGGACCGAACCCCGGGGGTGGTCCACCCCGGCCACGTCCGACATCTCCACGTGCGCCCCCAGCAGGTGCTCCACGGACCTGGTGCGGACCAGTTCCCGCAGGCGCTGCAGCGAGGCGCAGAACGCCGGGAAGTCGTCCACGTACAGCCGGCCCGGGTAGACCGTGTCGCCGGTGAGCAGGGCACGGGTGGCCGGGTCGTGCACGGCGACGGAGGTCCGGTGGTGCCCGGGGATCGCCACGACCTCCACCACGCGACCGCCGAGGTCCAGGCGCCCTCCCGCACCCTGCGCGTCGATGCCGAAGAAGGAACGCACCGCGGCGACGTCGTGCCCCACGACCACGGTGTCGGGCCGGTCGTCGAACTGGCCGTCGCCGGCGACGTGGTCGTCGTG
The sequence above is drawn from the Kineococcus rhizosphaerae genome and encodes:
- a CDS encoding type B 50S ribosomal protein L31: MKSNTHPTYGLVAFRDKSAGTTFLSRSTLSTRVGLPTQALEDGTTYPVFDVDVSAASHPFWTGNARVLDSEGRVEKFRRRYGRR
- a CDS encoding MBL fold metallo-hydrolase — encoded protein: MSPLDLDVTWNTATSGAPEPAFQVHWADEATVVLRQSITSHFEAPFLYLLLGTERALLLDTGATGDDVARSLRSIVDGLVDEWLRVHPRPGYGLVVAHSHAHDDHVAGDGQFDDRPDTVVVGHDVAAVRSFFGIDAQGAGGRLDLGGRVVEVVAIPGHHRTSVAVHDPATRALLTGDTVYPGRLYVDDFPAFCASLQRLRELVRTRSVEHLLGAHVEMSDVAGVDHPRGSVRHDGEAPLPMTPAHLDDVAAAAAATGGAPGRHVFDDFVLCIE
- a CDS encoding FadR/GntR family transcriptional regulator; this encodes MRQTDAERARTRTGASAGPDSPRVAAVLERLVTAIATGQYLPGSRLPPERDLAAALGAGRMTVRAALAHLARRGLIETRRGRTGGSFVVQQWPESSTAIVGRTLSATYAQLRDLCEAIARLHGAVCRAAAEARSPADLARIEDALDVYAGAESGLASQQADSALHLAIIDAAHNDTLRRVLADLEGQLSIGAPAHLWGAPEGMRAMEVRALREHRELVAAIAGRRADDAERIARAHVAIDLELLTAALARTGVLPAPAR
- a CDS encoding glycosyltransferase family 39 protein; protein product: MTRGRSREHRLLGHHRLLRRVAGGWWWLLPCLLAVGTTAWRYDAKPLWRDEFYTLATAVRGWSVMLRGLRVTDAGLGPWYALMHPWVRVSQDEAWLRLPGAVATVVAVVVVAACARRLLDPVAGAAAGVVCTVLPVLVDHSQEARPYPLVVASVTVTAYALLRDRERPRTRWWVLWTGAATAAAALHVLSGAPAVAALIAVVLLQPARAPRRRVLLGAAFPALASFAMVAVGFSQAPDRIGDDFPVLSRTLGLWHSAAGGRAALVVVAVLCAVGLTAWSRRTDRGGRRFGPVFVTAWIAAPVLANAGSAWGGQLFEPRYSTAAAPGLAVLCGAGVAVLARGRGPRSSGAPRWRSVGAGLAVTLLVATQVPHLAQVRRQAYVVDDMPSLARDLAADVRPGDAVVYLGNTTRPMARYYLPPGLGLQDVLLRSDPAGSTSIGGDEVPEDERLASLGGFRRVWLVGVRLNDPWDVAFASSTTAAHLHRTMAFQEDRGQLRVELWAGPGAP
- a CDS encoding proline iminopeptidase-family hydrolase, whose translation is MPVATPTVESRTLPVLGHETWVQVTTPTAPRPGALPLVVLHGGPGMAHDYVANLAALAQETGRTVVHYDQLGCGRSTHLPDAPAEFWTPQLFVDEFHAVLTGLGIERCHVLGQSWGGMLGAEIAVRRPASLVSLAICNSPASMQLWVEGAAQLRAELPADVRDALERHEAAGTTTDPEYLAATQVFYARHVCRITPTHPDFAASEAQMEAEPTVYHTMNGPNEFHVVGTLRDWSVVDRLPAVAVPTLVVAGEFDEATPATWAPFVERIPDVTSHVFPGASHCTHLEQPEEFRAVVAAFLAAHDDAAAPAGDEEPGEPR
- a CDS encoding APC family permease; amino-acid sequence: MSDQQRTLESFGYQQELKRSVSTFDLLVYGLVFMVPIAPWAIFGTVYDSARGMVPLVYLIGLVAMVFTALAYGQMAKAFPLAGSVFSYVGRGVHPALGFFAGWAILLDYLLIPTLLYVFAAESMVGIFPGSPRWVWALVFVAINTVVNLLGISSLKLANRVFLAVEIVFVVAFVIIAATALNGGTIPGAEWGATPFWNSSEVSGPLIASALSIAVLSFLGFDGISTLAEETTGRKNPAGRAMLIALFVVAFLFVVQTWLASLLAAGRDSFGDAAAGNAFFDLVEAASNSGWKTAFLVVNVIAVGIANAMAAQAATSRLLFSMSRDRQLPAFLSRVSARQVPMAATLVVTGLTLVLVLFFVGQIGLISSLVNFGALFGFCLLHVSVIVHHLVRGRSRNYLLHLVAPVLGFLIIGYVLVNADAAAKIGGIAWLAVGAVVLALNLRAGRGAPTLPADEPAEAGRP